The following are encoded in a window of Dehalococcoidia bacterium genomic DNA:
- a CDS encoding ATP-binding protein: RPFRAPHHTISQAGLVGGGRQPRPGEISLAHRGVLFLDELPEFGQQTLEVLRQPLEDHLVTISRANGSVTFPANFMLVAAMNPCRCGNYGDPVKQCVCSESTVSRYQRRISGPLLDRIDIFVEVPRIDYEKLSSLAPAEPSVAVRERVDRARTLQNQRFEAAATQCNAEMTPAEVRDFCQTRLDEGARSLLKLATSQLSLSARAFHRILKVARTVADLAGAETIGAAHLAEAVQYRQRTRAV; the protein is encoded by the coding sequence GCGTCCCTTCCGCGCTCCCCACCACACTATCTCCCAGGCCGGCCTTGTCGGCGGCGGCCGCCAGCCGCGCCCGGGCGAGATCAGCCTGGCACACCGCGGTGTCCTGTTCCTGGACGAGCTGCCGGAGTTCGGACAGCAGACTCTCGAGGTCCTGAGGCAGCCGCTGGAGGACCACCTGGTCACCATCAGCCGCGCGAACGGCTCGGTCACCTTCCCCGCCAATTTCATGCTGGTGGCGGCGATGAACCCCTGCCGTTGCGGGAACTACGGCGACCCCGTCAAGCAGTGCGTGTGTTCGGAGTCGACGGTCTCGCGATACCAGCGGCGGATTTCGGGGCCGCTGCTCGACCGCATCGACATCTTCGTCGAGGTGCCCAGGATCGACTACGAGAAGCTGTCCTCGCTCGCGCCCGCGGAGCCTTCGGTCGCCGTCCGCGAGCGAGTCGACCGGGCGCGGACGCTGCAGAACCAGCGTTTCGAGGCCGCGGCCACGCAGTGCAACGCGGAAATGACGCCGGCAGAGGTACGCGACTTCTGCCAGACACGCCTCGACGAGGGGGCGCGGTCGCTCCTAAAGCTGGCGACGAGCCAGCTATCGCTTTCCGCGCGCGCCTTTCACCGCATCCTCAAGGTGGCGCGCACGGTCGCGGACCTGGCGGGCGCGGAGACGATCGGCGCGGCTCATCTGGCGGAGGCGGTGCAATACCGGCAACGCACGCGCGCCGTCTGA